AGGCGCACCAGCACCTCGGGCTGGCGACCCGACGCGACGACCGTGTGGGCGCCGCCGCTGGCGGCCCGCCTGGCGGCCAGCACCTTGGTGATCATCCCGCCCTTGCCGATCGAGGAGCCGGCGCCGCCGGCCATCGTCTCCAGGACCGGGTCGCCGGCCACCACCCGCTCGAGCAGGCGGGCCTGCGGATCGCGGCGCGGGTCGGCGGTGAACAGGCCGGACTGGTCGGTCAGGATGACCAGCGCGTCGGCCTCGATCAGGTTGGTGACCAGCGCGCCGAGCGTATCGTTGTCGCCGAACTTGATCTCGTCGGTGACGACCGTGTCGTTCTCGTTGATGATCGGCACGACGCCGAGCTCGAGCAGCGCGAGCAGCGTGGAGCGCGCGTTCAGGTAGCGCTTGCGGTCGGCGAGGTCGTCGTGCGTGAGCAGCACCTGCGCAGTGGCCAGGCCGTGCGCGCGGAAGCGGGTCTCGTAGACCTGGGCGAGCCCCATCTGCCCGACCGCGGCCGCGGCCTGCAGCTCGTGCATCGCCTTGGGCCGTTTCGCCCAGCCGAGGCGCTTCATGCCCTCGGCCACCGCGCCCGAGGAGACCATGACGACCTCCTTGCCCATCGCGCGCAGTTCGGCGATCTGCCCGCCCCAGCGGGAGATCGCGTCTTCGTCGAGGCCGCGGCCCTCGTTGGTGACCAGCGTGGAGCCGACCTTGACGACGATCCGGCGCGCGTCGCGCACGACGGCCTCGGGCGCCCCCCTGGCCGGCGCCGCGGCGGGCACGGCCGGCGTTCCCACCACCGACGCCGGAGGCGCGGACGATTGCTCAGCCACGCTCGACGTCCTCCGACGGCTCGCCGCCCCGGTCGGGCGATTCCCCGGCGCGCGCCTCCGACGGATCGATGGCCCGCTCGATGTCGCGGTTGTCGCGCTCCGGCGCGCCGCCGGCCCGCTGCATGTCGCGATTCTCGCGGCGCCTGCCCTGGTCGAGCGGCGCGCCGCGGGGCTGGCCGCCGCCGCCCGCCGTGCCGGCTTCGCGGTCGAAGCGCACGTCGTCGTCGGCCGGCTCGGCCGGCCGGATCGAGTCGAGGTATTCGCCGATCGCCTGGCAGAGCCCCGCGCAACCCTCCCGGGTGAGGCCCGAGATCGCGAACACCTTCTCGACCGGGATCGCATTGCGCCCGCGGCCCCGGTAGCGCTTCACGAAATCCGCGACCCGCGCCTCGCGCTCCTTGGGCGGGATCATGTCGATCTTGTTGAGCACCAGCCAGCGTGGCCGCGCGGCCAGCTCCGGGTCGTACTTGCGCAGTTCCTTCAGGATGGCGCGCGCGTCGCGAGCCGGGTCGGCGTCGGGATCGAAGGGCGCCATGTCGACCAGGTGCAGCAGCAGCCGCGTGCGCTGCAGGTGCCGCAGGAACCGGTGCCCGAGGCCGGCACCCTCGGCGGCACCCTCGATCAGGCCCGGAATGTCGGCCACCACGAAGCTGCTCTCGGGCCCGACGCGGACGACGCCGAGATTCGGGTGCAGCGTGGTGAACGGGTAATCGGCGATCTTCGGCCGTGCGTTGCTGATTGCGGCGATCAGCGTGGACTTGCCCGCGTTCGGCATGCCGAGCAGGCCCACGTCGGCCAGCACCTTCAGCTCGAGCTTGAGCCGGCGCTGCTCGCCCGGCGTGCCCGGCGTGCACTGCCTGGGCGCCCGGTTGGTGCTCGACTTGAAGTGGATGTTGCCGAGACCGCCCTCGCCGCCCTTCGCGACCAGCACGCGCTCGCCGTGGCGGGTCAGGTCGAACAGCAGCTCGCCGCTGTCCTCGTCGATGATCTGGGTGCCGACCGGCACCCTGAGCTCGATGTCGTCGGCCGCCGCGCCGTACTGGTCGGAGCCGCGCCCGCGCTCGCCGTTGCGCGCCTGGAACTTGCGCTGGTAGCGGTAATCGACCAGCGTGTTGATGTTGCGGTCGGCGGTCGCCCAGATGCTGCCGCCACGACCGCCGTCTCCGCCGTCGGGCCCGCCTTTCGGGATGAACTTCTCGCGACGGAACGACACGATCCCGTTGCCGCCGTCGCCGGCGATGACCTCGATGTGCGCTTCGTCGATGAACTTCATTCCTGCCCCCAAGACGACAAAAGCCCCGCGCTGCGGGGCTTTTGTCCCAAGCGCCGCGAGCTTACTGCTGCAGCGGCTCGATGCTCACCGTGCTGCGCTGCTTTTCGCCCTTGACGGCGAAACGCACCTGCCCGTCGATCAGCGCGAACAGCGTGTGGTCCTTGCCCCGACCGACGTTCTCGCCAGCGTGGAACTTGGTGCCGCGCTGACGGACGATGATCGAGCCCGCGCTCACCGTCTGGCCGCCGTAGGCCTTGACGCCGAGCATCTTCGGCTGGGAGTCGCGGCCGTTCCGGGTGGAACCGCCGCCCTTTTTCTGTGCCATGGTGTGTTGCTCCTGACTTGATTCGGGACGGCTTATTCGCCGGCGGGCTGGGCAGCCGCGGCGGCGACCGGCAGGTCGGCCTTCACCGAGCCGGCCGGCGAAGCGATGCCGCTGATGAACAGCTCGGTGTAGTTCTGGCGATGGCCTTGCTGCTTGCGATAGTGCTTGCGCCGGCGCATCTTGAAGATGCGAACCTTGTCGTGCCGACCGTGGGAAAGCACCGTCGCCGAAACCGTCGCCCCTGCCACCAGCGGCGTGCCGACCGAGATCTGGTCGCCAGCGCCGACCGCCAGCACCTGGTCGATCGTGATTTCAGCTCCGATGTCCGCCGGTATCTGTTCTACCTTGAGTTTTTCGCCGGCAGCGACTTTGTACTGCTTGCCGCCGGTTTTTATGACCGCGTACATGGGAACCTCTTGCTGAAAAGAACACCCTTCCGCCGCACCGGTCCACCCGTATGGGCGAACGCGAACCCGGCAGCCGGGAACCGAAAACCCTACATTATCCCTTAAGGAAAGCCGAGAGTCAAAGACCATCAGGGGGCGTCTATAATCGCCCGGTTCCGACGGCACGACAATGAAACCCGCCGACCTCTTCCCAGCCCTCGCGCCCGACCTGGCCCAGACCGACCGAGTGATCCGCGAGCGGCTCGGCTCCGAGGTCGCGCTGATCAACACCGTGGCCGACTACATCATCGGCGCCGGCGGCAAGCGGCTGCGTCCGGTGCTGCTGCTGCTCGTGGCCAGGGCGCTCGGCTACAGGGGCCCCGGCCACCACTGGCTGCTCGCGGCGGTCGTCGAGTTCATCCACACCGCCACGCTGCTGCACGACGACGTCGTCGACGAATCCGAGCTGCGCCGCGGCCGCCAGACTGCCAACGCCGCCTTCGGCAACGCGGCTTCGGTGCTGGTCGGCGACTTCCTCTACTCGCGCGCCTTCCAGATGATGGTCGAGGTCGACGACATGCGGATCATGCGCGTGCTCGCCGACGCGACCAACACGATCGCCGAAGGCGAGGTGCTGCAGCTGATCAACTGCAACGACCCGGACACCGACGAGGCCCGCTACCTGCAGGTGATCCGCTACAAGACCGCCCGGCTCTTCGAAGCGGCCGCCCAGATCGGGGCGATCCTGTGCGGCGCGTCCCCCGAGGCCGAGGCCGCCGCGGCCGAGTACGGCCGCAGGCTCGGCACCGCCTTCCAGCTGATCGACGACGTGCTCGACTACTCGGGCGTGACCGCCGACATCGGCAAGACGGTCGGCGACGACCTGCGCGAGGGCAAGCCCACCCTGCCGCTGATCCACGTGATGGCCCACGGCAACGCCGGCGAGCGCACGCTGGTGCGCACGGCGATCGAGCAGGGACACACCGAGGCCTTCGACCCGATCCTCGCGGCGATCCGCCGTACCGGCGCGCTCGACTATGCGCGGGAGCGGGCGCGCCAGGAGTCCGACGCGGCGCTGGCCGCGCTGGGAACCCTGCTGTCGGGAAGCCCGGTCGAAGAGTCCGCTTCCGCCTGTCGCGAAGCCCTGCTATACTTGCCGACTTACTCGATCTCGCGGGATCGCTGAAGGCGCCTCAGGCGCCGTTTTTCAGCCCCTGCGGCAACGGCCGGTTCTCCCGACATTCGCGGCCCAAGCAGTCGGATCGACGCACCTTCCTCGGGGTGTAGCTTAGCCTGGTAGAGCGCTACGTTCGGGACGTAGAGGCCGGAGGTTCGAATCCTCTCACCCCGACCAGAATGCTCGCGAAACGGCTGCCTAAGGCGGCCGTTTCGTTTTTCCCTCCGCGCACTGCCCCGATCGCCGCCCAGGCGGGCGGCGATCGGCCCGCTCGCTTCAGTTCGACGGCTGCGACGACTGGGGCTCGCGCTTCTTCGCGCGGAACGGGAAGGCGCTGCCCGCCTCGCCCGGCCGCGCCGGGATGCGCAGCGACAGCAGCATCGTGACCGCCAGCACCGTCACGGTGAAGCCGAGCGACCAGACGATCGGGATCTTGTAGACGTCGATCAGCAGCATCTTCGTGCCGATGAACACCAGCACCACGGCCAGGCCGTAGGACAGCAGGTGGAAGCGCTCGTGCATGCCGGCCAGCAGGAAGTACATCGCGCGCAGGCCCAGGATCGCGAAAACGTTCGAGGTCAGCACGATGAACGGGTCGGTGGTGATCGCGAAGATCGCCGGGATCGAGTCGACCGCGAACACGACGTCGACGATGCCGATCAGCATGATCACCACGAACAGCGGCGTGGCCATCCGCACGCCGTTCTCCATCGTGAAGAAGCGCTCGCCGTCGTAGCGCGGCGAGATCTTCATGTGCCGGTTGATCCAGCGCAGCGCCGGGTTCGAGTCGAGGTCGGGCTCCTGGCCGGCGGCCCACCACATCTTGATGCCGGTGAAGACCAGGAAGGCGCCGAACACGTACATGACCCAGTGGAACTGCGAGATCAGCCAGGCGCCGATCAGGATCATCACCGCGCGCAGCACCAGCGCGCCGAGGATGCCGATCATCAGCACCCGCTTCTGGAACTCCGGCGGCACCGCGAAGTAGGTGAACAGCATCAGGAACACGAAGATGTTGTCGACCGCGAGCGCCTTCTCGACCAGGTAGCCGGTCACGAACTCGAGCGCCTTGGCGTCCGCCACTTCGCGCGCGGCCGCATCGCCCGAGGTGCCCCCCAGGTACCACCAGAGCCAGCCGACGAACACGAAGGAGACGGCCACCCAGATCACCGACCAGATCCCGGCCTCGCGCATGCTGACGGCATGCGCGCCCTGGCGGTTCATCGCGAGAAAGTCGATCGCCAGCGCGACCAGGACGAAGGCCGCGAACAGCGACCACAGCAACGGCGTGCCGATGGAGATCATCGGGAAGACCTTTTCCCCGGCCTGGCAGGGGCCGGACGACGGTTTTGTCGAAGGTCCTCGCTGGTCTTGCCGACCGCGGCGCGCAGGCGCTGCGGATCGCGACACCGGGCGACCGGTCGGTTGCCAGCCCGACCGGCACCGTAATGACGATGCCGCGGCACCGCGATCGCGAGATCCGGTGCCGGCTACTCCCCTGGAGAGGAGCGCGGATTGGAACAGCCCCGCCAGGGGGCCGTCAACGAAACCCGGCGACGCGTGGGGGAATTCCCGGGGATCGGGCGCGTGCCGCTCGTCAGCGGCGCCCGATCATCCGCGCGAACGCGACGACCTCTTCGGCGACCATCTCGCAGGCGCGGATCGCGGCCGGGTCGGCCTCGACCCCCTCGCCGCCGAACGGGCGGGCGCGGGAATTGAGCGCCGCGCCGTAGGGCGTGGGCCATCCGCGCAGCGCGTGGACGATGCCGCGCAGCGAGGCCATCGTGGAACCCATGGCCTGCGGCCCGTCCGCGCAGACGATGCAGCCGACCGCCCGCCCCTCGAAGTAGACGCGCGCGTCGTCGCGCATGTCCTCGACGAAGTCGATCGCGTTCTTCACCAGCCCGGAGATTCCGCCGTGGTAGGCGGGGGTGGCGATGATCACGCCGTCGGCGCGCCGGAGCGCGGCGACCAGCGCCGCCGCCTGCTCGCTGCGCTCGGGGCGCGACGGGTCGTAGGGCTCGACAGGCATCGCCCCGGCGCCGAAGGCCATCGTGGCGCAGCCCATCGCCTCGGCCCGCTTCAGCGCGGTCGCGAGCGCGCGCTCGGACGTGGATCCGACCCGAGTGGTTCCGCCGATGCCGACGATGAGGGGTGAGTCCGCCATGCCGATTCCCTTCCCGATCGAGTTCGCCCTGCAAGCCAAGATATACGCGCGAGGCCGGAGCATGCCGCCAAACGCGCGGCGAACGAAACGCTCGCCACCCGGTCCGCAAGGATACTGTGGACACCGCGAATCGCAGCGCGTTATAAGCGACTCGCCAGAATCGAAGAAACATTCGGCATGGCGTTTCCGGTTCCGGCGGCTCGCCTGGGCGGCCGGGACCGGTCTGCGAGACCACACCCACGACGGAGGAGCACACGATGAGTCACCGCATGCGCTTCGGGATCTTCCTGGCGCCTTTCCACAAGCCCGGCATCAACCCGACGCTCGCGCTCGAGCAGGACCTGGAGCTGATCCAGTGGCTCGATCGATGCGGCTACGACGAGGCCTGGTGCGGCGAGCACCACTCCGCCGGCACCGAGATCAGCGCCTCGCCCGAGATCTTCATGGCAGTGGCCTCGCAGCGCACGCGGCACATCCGGCTCGGCACCGGCGTGGTCAGCGTGTCCTATCACAACCCGCTTTGGGTCGCCGAGCGCATCGTGCAGCTCGACCACCTGACCCGCGGCCGGGTGATGCTCGGTGTGG
This genomic window from Zeimonas sediminis contains:
- the proB gene encoding glutamate 5-kinase, which translates into the protein MRDARRIVVKVGSTLVTNEGRGLDEDAISRWGGQIAELRAMGKEVVMVSSGAVAEGMKRLGWAKRPKAMHELQAAAAVGQMGLAQVYETRFRAHGLATAQVLLTHDDLADRKRYLNARSTLLALLELGVVPIINENDTVVTDEIKFGDNDTLGALVTNLIEADALVILTDQSGLFTADPRRDPQARLLERVVAGDPVLETMAGGAGSSIGKGGMITKVLAARRAASGGAHTVVASGRQPEVLVRLARGESIGTQFIAQTPRLAARKKWLADHLQLRGSVRLDEGAARALVAGGRSLLPIGVTEVNGEFERGEAVAIRDPEGREIARGLINYSSSDARRIMRRPSSEIEAILGFIEEPELIHRDNLVLR
- the rpmA gene encoding 50S ribosomal protein L27; its protein translation is MAQKKGGGSTRNGRDSQPKMLGVKAYGGQTVSAGSIIVRQRGTKFHAGENVGRGKDHTLFALIDGQVRFAVKGEKQRSTVSIEPLQQ
- a CDS encoding polyprenyl synthetase family protein, with amino-acid sequence MKPADLFPALAPDLAQTDRVIRERLGSEVALINTVADYIIGAGGKRLRPVLLLLVARALGYRGPGHHWLLAAVVEFIHTATLLHDDVVDESELRRGRQTANAAFGNAASVLVGDFLYSRAFQMMVEVDDMRIMRVLADATNTIAEGEVLQLINCNDPDTDEARYLQVIRYKTARLFEAAAQIGAILCGASPEAEAAAAEYGRRLGTAFQLIDDVLDYSGVTADIGKTVGDDLREGKPTLPLIHVMAHGNAGERTLVRTAIEQGHTEAFDPILAAIRRTGALDYARERARQESDAALAALGTLLSGSPVEESASACREALLYLPTYSISRDR
- a CDS encoding TerC family protein; translation: MISIGTPLLWSLFAAFVLVALAIDFLAMNRQGAHAVSMREAGIWSVIWVAVSFVFVGWLWWYLGGTSGDAAAREVADAKALEFVTGYLVEKALAVDNIFVFLMLFTYFAVPPEFQKRVLMIGILGALVLRAVMILIGAWLISQFHWVMYVFGAFLVFTGIKMWWAAGQEPDLDSNPALRWINRHMKISPRYDGERFFTMENGVRMATPLFVVIMLIGIVDVVFAVDSIPAIFAITTDPFIVLTSNVFAILGLRAMYFLLAGMHERFHLLSYGLAVVLVFIGTKMLLIDVYKIPIVWSLGFTVTVLAVTMLLSLRIPARPGEAGSAFPFRAKKREPQSSQPSN
- a CDS encoding NADPH-dependent FMN reductase; translated protein: MADSPLIVGIGGTTRVGSTSERALATALKRAEAMGCATMAFGAGAMPVEPYDPSRPERSEQAAALVAALRRADGVIIATPAYHGGISGLVKNAIDFVEDMRDDARVYFEGRAVGCIVCADGPQAMGSTMASLRGIVHALRGWPTPYGAALNSRARPFGGEGVEADPAAIRACEMVAEEVVAFARMIGRR